From Phreatobacter oligotrophus, a single genomic window includes:
- a CDS encoding formate dehydrogenase subunit alpha, which yields MLIKRKSQDAARTRLAGLAGGLTSGVMDRRTFLARSGLTAAGAIAVGSLTLGAVRKAEAVAAPQPGVAIAVKKNMCTHCSVGCTVIAEVQNGVWTGQEPAWESPINRGTHCAKGASSRELVFGERRVKYPMKLVNGQWQRISWDQAFNEIGDKMLEIRAKSGADSVYMLGSAKFTNEAAYLFRKFGAFWGTNNVDHQARICHSTTVAGVANTWGYGAQTNSYNDIRVAKTMIIMGGNPAEAHPVSLQHVLSGKELNRANLIVIDPRMTRTAAHATEYVRIRSGTDIPVMWGIMWHIVKNGWEDKEFLAQRVYGMNEVLKEVEKWDPKTVEDVSGVPGAQLEKVAKLFATEKPSTLIWCMGATQHTVGTANVRAYCNLLLLTGNVGAPGTGANIFRGHTNVQGATDMGLDVGNLPLYYGLVEGAWRHWSRVWEVPYDYFVSRFDEVPAKGGRAARTARQNMEVSGIPSTRWFDAALLPTEQVDQKDNVKAMFVMGHGGNTIPRVPGAVEGLGKLDLLVVVDPHPTNFISLGNRRNGTYVLPACTNFECDGSRTASNRSIQWGEKVVEPIFESATDYWIIYRFAQKLGFANEMFKNIKMVKGKYGDEPEAESILREINRGGWSTGYTGQSPERIKAHMANQDKFDIVTLRASKDVAGVGGDFYGLPWPCWGTPELRHPGTHILYNTNERMMDGGGTFRPRFGLERNGETLLAQNSWSKDSLIQDGYPEFTYAMFQRLGWDADLTPAEKATIERIGGANPGAISWATDLSGGIQRVCLEKNVCPYGNGKARAIAWNLPDPVPVHREPIYTPRVDLVAKYPARADERTLRMPNLHTTYQKGAVDKGIARQFPIILTSGRLVEYEGGGEETRSNKWLAELQQDMFVEINPRDAAQRNISDGGWVWVAGPEGGRARVKALVTERVGPGVAWMPFHFGGWYQGEDQRKNYPQGTDPIVLGESVNTVTTYGYDPVTGMHEGKATLCQIQAA from the coding sequence ATGTTGATCAAGCGCAAGTCCCAGGACGCCGCCCGCACGCGGCTCGCCGGCCTCGCCGGCGGCCTGACCTCCGGCGTGATGGATCGCCGTACCTTCCTCGCCCGCTCCGGCCTCACGGCCGCGGGTGCCATCGCCGTCGGCTCGCTGACGCTCGGTGCGGTGCGCAAGGCCGAGGCGGTCGCCGCCCCCCAGCCGGGCGTCGCCATCGCCGTGAAGAAGAACATGTGCACCCACTGCTCGGTGGGCTGCACCGTCATCGCCGAGGTGCAGAACGGCGTCTGGACCGGCCAGGAGCCGGCCTGGGAGAGCCCGATCAACCGCGGCACCCACTGCGCCAAGGGCGCGTCCTCGCGTGAGCTCGTCTTCGGCGAGCGCCGCGTGAAGTATCCGATGAAGCTGGTCAACGGCCAGTGGCAGCGCATCTCGTGGGATCAGGCCTTCAACGAGATCGGCGACAAGATGCTGGAAATCCGCGCCAAGTCGGGCGCCGACAGCGTCTACATGCTCGGCTCGGCCAAGTTCACCAACGAGGCGGCCTATCTGTTCCGCAAGTTCGGCGCCTTCTGGGGCACCAACAACGTCGACCACCAGGCCCGCATCTGCCACTCCACCACGGTGGCCGGCGTCGCCAACACCTGGGGCTACGGCGCCCAGACCAACTCCTACAATGACATCCGCGTCGCCAAGACCATGATCATCATGGGCGGCAACCCGGCGGAGGCGCATCCGGTGTCGCTGCAGCACGTGCTCAGCGGCAAGGAGCTCAATCGCGCCAACCTGATCGTCATCGACCCGCGCATGACCCGCACTGCGGCCCATGCCACCGAGTATGTCCGCATCCGTTCCGGCACCGACATTCCGGTGATGTGGGGCATCATGTGGCACATCGTGAAGAACGGCTGGGAGGACAAGGAGTTCCTCGCCCAGCGCGTCTACGGCATGAACGAGGTGCTGAAGGAAGTCGAGAAGTGGGATCCGAAGACCGTCGAGGACGTCTCGGGCGTTCCCGGCGCCCAGCTCGAGAAGGTCGCCAAGCTCTTCGCCACCGAGAAGCCCTCGACGCTGATCTGGTGCATGGGCGCGACCCAGCACACGGTCGGCACGGCCAACGTCCGCGCCTACTGCAACCTGCTGCTGCTGACCGGTAACGTCGGCGCGCCCGGCACCGGCGCCAACATCTTCCGCGGTCACACCAACGTCCAGGGTGCGACCGACATGGGCCTCGATGTCGGCAACCTGCCGCTCTATTACGGCCTGGTGGAAGGCGCCTGGCGTCACTGGTCGCGTGTCTGGGAAGTTCCCTACGACTACTTCGTCTCGCGTTTCGACGAGGTGCCGGCCAAGGGTGGCCGTGCAGCCCGCACGGCGCGCCAGAACATGGAGGTCTCGGGCATCCCGTCGACCCGCTGGTTCGACGCGGCCCTGCTGCCCACCGAGCAGGTGGACCAGAAGGACAACGTCAAGGCGATGTTCGTCATGGGCCACGGCGGCAATACCATTCCGCGTGTGCCCGGAGCGGTCGAGGGCCTCGGCAAGCTCGACCTCCTCGTGGTGGTCGACCCGCATCCGACCAACTTCATCTCGCTCGGCAACCGGCGCAACGGCACCTATGTCCTGCCGGCCTGCACCAACTTCGAGTGCGACGGCTCCCGCACCGCCTCGAACCGGTCCATCCAGTGGGGTGAGAAGGTGGTCGAGCCGATCTTCGAGTCGGCGACCGACTACTGGATCATCTACAGGTTCGCCCAGAAGCTCGGCTTCGCCAACGAGATGTTCAAGAACATCAAGATGGTGAAGGGCAAGTACGGCGACGAGCCGGAAGCCGAGTCGATCCTGCGCGAGATCAACCGCGGTGGCTGGTCGACCGGCTACACCGGCCAGTCCCCGGAGCGCATCAAGGCGCACATGGCGAACCAGGACAAGTTCGACATCGTGACGCTGCGCGCATCGAAGGACGTGGCGGGCGTCGGCGGCGACTTCTACGGCCTGCCCTGGCCGTGCTGGGGCACCCCGGAGCTCCGCCATCCCGGCACGCACATCCTCTACAACACCAATGAGCGCATGATGGACGGCGGCGGCACGTTCCGTCCGCGCTTCGGCCTCGAGCGCAACGGCGAGACGCTGCTGGCGCAGAACTCCTGGAGCAAGGACTCCCTGATCCAGGACGGCTATCCGGAGTTCACCTATGCGATGTTCCAGCGTCTCGGCTGGGACGCCGACCTGACCCCGGCCGAGAAGGCGACCATCGAGCGGATCGGTGGCGCCAACCCGGGCGCGATCTCCTGGGCCACCGACCTGTCGGGCGGCATCCAGCGCGTCTGCCTCGAGAAGAACGTCTGCCCCTACGGCAACGGCAAGGCTCGCGCCATCGCCTGGAACCTGCCTGATCCGGTTCCGGTCCATCGCGAGCCGATCTACACGCCGCGCGTCGACCTCGTGGCCAAGTATCCGGCCCGCGCCGACGAGCGGACGCTGCGCATGCCCAACCTCCACACGACCTACCAGAAGGGCGCGGTGGACAAGGGCATCGCCCGGCAGTTCCCGATCATCCTCACCTCCGGTCGTCTCGTTGAATACGAAGGCGGCGGCGAGGAGACGCGGTCCAACAAGTGGCTCGCCGAGCTGCAGCAGGACATGTTCGTCGAGATCAACCCGCGTGACGCGGCCCAGCGCAACATCTCCGATGGCGGCTGGGTCTGGGTCGCCGGCCCCGAGGGTGGCCGGGCCCGCGTCAAGGCGCTCGTCACCGAGCGTGTCGGGCCGGGCGTCGCCTGGATGCCGTTCCACTTCGGTGGCTGGTACCAGGGCGAAGACCAGCGCAAGAACTACCCGCAGGGGACCGATCCGATCGTCCTCGGCGAGAGCGTCAACACCGTGACCACCTATGGCTATGACCCGGTGACGGGCATGCACGAAGGCAAGGCCACGCTCTGCCAGATCCAGGCGGCGTGA
- a CDS encoding substrate-binding domain-containing protein: MTTRRHLIAATASFLALGGIAFAQDIRTPAGPRFITVASTTSTVDSGLFNHILPLFKAKTGIEVRVISQGTGQALDTGRRGDADVVFVHARAAEERFVAEGHGGPRRPVMYNDFVLIGPKADPAGIRGSRDIAAALRAIQTKATPFVSRGDRSGTHQAELALWTAAGIDLAATRGSWYREIGQGMGAALNTASAMNGYVLSDRATWLSFRNRGDLDILVEGDRRLFNQYGIMLVNPERHRHVKQAEAQAFIDWIVGPEGQQAIADYRINGQQLFFANAADTGA, from the coding sequence ATGACGACCCGGCGCCATCTCATCGCCGCCACCGCCTCCTTCCTCGCCCTTGGCGGGATCGCATTCGCCCAGGATATCCGCACGCCAGCGGGCCCGCGGTTCATCACCGTGGCCTCAACCACCTCGACGGTGGATTCCGGCCTGTTCAACCACATCCTGCCGCTGTTCAAGGCCAAGACCGGCATCGAGGTGCGCGTCATCAGCCAGGGCACCGGCCAGGCGCTGGACACCGGCCGCCGCGGCGATGCCGACGTCGTCTTCGTCCATGCCCGCGCGGCCGAGGAGCGCTTCGTCGCCGAGGGCCATGGAGGCCCGCGCCGCCCGGTCATGTACAATGACTTCGTGCTGATCGGTCCGAAGGCCGATCCGGCCGGCATCAGGGGCTCGCGCGACATCGCCGCGGCCCTGCGCGCCATCCAGACCAAGGCGACGCCCTTCGTCTCGCGCGGCGACCGCTCCGGCACCCACCAGGCCGAACTGGCGCTGTGGACCGCCGCCGGGATCGACCTCGCCGCCACCCGTGGCAGCTGGTACCGCGAGATCGGCCAGGGCATGGGCGCGGCGCTGAACACCGCCTCGGCGATGAACGGCTATGTCCTCTCCGACCGCGCCACCTGGCTCTCCTTCCGCAATCGCGGCGATCTCGACATCCTCGTCGAGGGCGACCGGCGCCTGTTCAACCAGTACGGCATCATGCTGGTGAACCCCGAGCGCCATCGCCACGTGAAACAGGCCGAGGCCCAGGCCTTCATCGACTGGATCGTCGGCCCTGAGGGCCAGCAGGCCATCGCCGACTACCGGATCAACGGCCAGCAGCTCTTCTTCGCCAATGCCGCCGACACGGGAGCGTGA
- a CDS encoding phosphate ABC transporter ATP-binding protein, with the protein MRDTTSVLPLAVTGLAFDGGGKRLVDGIGFTIPRGGLTVLIGPNGSGKSLTLRLCHGLLTPSAGRVAWAADHGVIAGHKRHAMVFQKPVMLRRSALANVEHALAAAGAGWSERRTRTREALERFGLTDMAERPARLMSGGEQQRLAIARAWALRPEILFLDEPTSQLDPGATRQIEQMILALKAEGVTLVMATHDMGQARRLADRVLFLHRGRLVEDAAAETFFAGPVSAEARAFIAGDLVW; encoded by the coding sequence ATGCGCGACACCACCTCCGTTCTGCCGCTCGCTGTCACTGGCCTCGCCTTCGATGGAGGAGGCAAGCGCCTCGTCGACGGCATCGGCTTCACCATCCCGCGCGGCGGGCTCACCGTGCTGATCGGCCCCAACGGTTCCGGCAAGTCGCTGACGCTGCGGCTCTGCCACGGGTTGCTGACGCCCTCCGCCGGGCGCGTGGCCTGGGCCGCCGACCATGGCGTCATCGCCGGCCACAAGCGCCATGCCATGGTGTTCCAGAAACCGGTCATGCTGCGCCGCTCGGCGCTGGCGAATGTCGAGCACGCGCTGGCCGCCGCCGGCGCGGGCTGGTCCGAGCGCCGCACCCGTACCCGCGAGGCCCTCGAGCGCTTCGGCCTCACCGACATGGCCGAGCGGCCCGCCCGCCTCATGTCGGGCGGCGAGCAGCAGCGTCTCGCCATCGCGCGCGCCTGGGCGCTGCGCCCCGAGATCCTCTTCCTCGATGAGCCGACCTCCCAGCTCGACCCCGGCGCCACCCGCCAGATCGAGCAGATGATCCTCGCCCTCAAGGCCGAGGGCGTGACCCTCGTCATGGCCACCCATGACATGGGCCAGGCCCGCCGCCTCGCCGACCGGGTGCTCTTCCTCCACCGCGGCCGCCTCGTCGAGGACGCGGCGGCGGAGACCTTCTTCGCGGGGCCGGTCAGCGCCGAGGCCCGCGCCTTCATCGCCGGCGATCTCGTCTGGTGA
- a CDS encoding formate dehydrogenase accessory sulfurtransferase FdhD yields MSDTPPLIVPNPADPRLTQRVTGVNERGEAIETSVTVERPLTLYLNAQEIVTMMTIGDYPDYLAIGYLLNQNMLKPTDVVTGVDYDEELEVVVVRTEEHTNFEEKLKKRTQTSGCAQGTTFGDLIEALADIQLPKAPFRTSWLYRLTHAINTMPSLYLEAGAIHGCVLCREDKPLVYMEDVGRHNAVDKIAGWMYRHGETGGDKIFYTTGRLTSEMVIKTVRMGIPILVSRSGFTAWGVELARQCGLTLIGRAKGKRFVALAGEDRIVFDQDLSYVEEESARHRRKGAED; encoded by the coding sequence ATGTCCGACACGCCGCCCCTCATCGTCCCGAACCCCGCCGATCCCCGCCTGACCCAGCGGGTGACGGGCGTCAACGAACGCGGCGAGGCCATTGAGACGTCGGTGACGGTGGAGCGGCCGCTGACCCTCTACCTGAACGCCCAGGAGATCGTCACGATGATGACGATCGGCGATTACCCCGACTATCTCGCCATCGGCTACCTCCTCAACCAGAACATGCTGAAGCCGACCGACGTGGTCACCGGCGTGGACTATGACGAGGAGCTCGAGGTCGTGGTGGTGCGCACCGAGGAGCACACCAATTTCGAGGAGAAGCTGAAGAAGCGGACCCAGACCTCCGGCTGCGCCCAGGGCACGACCTTCGGCGACCTGATAGAGGCCCTCGCCGACATCCAGCTGCCCAAGGCGCCGTTCCGCACCTCCTGGCTCTACCGGCTGACCCACGCCATCAACACCATGCCCTCGCTCTATCTCGAGGCCGGCGCCATCCATGGCTGCGTGCTCTGCCGCGAGGACAAGCCGCTGGTCTATATGGAGGATGTCGGCCGCCACAACGCCGTCGACAAGATCGCCGGCTGGATGTACCGCCACGGCGAGACGGGCGGCGACAAGATCTTCTACACGACCGGCCGCCTGACCTCGGAAATGGTCATCAAGACCGTCCGCATGGGCATCCCCATCCTCGTCTCGCGCTCGGGCTTCACCGCCTGGGGCGTCGAGCTCGCCCGCCAGTGCGGCCTGACCCTGATCGGCCGCGCCAAGGGCAAGCGTTTCGTGGCGCTGGCCGGCGAGGACCGCATCGTCTTCGACCAGGACCTCTCCTACGTCGAGGAGGAGAGCGCCCGCCACCGCCGCAAGGGCGCGGAGGACTGA
- the fdh3B gene encoding formate dehydrogenase FDH3 subunit beta, protein MARMKFLCDADRCIECNACVTACKNEHDVPWGINRRRVVTLNDGKPGERSISMACMHCTDAPCAAVCPVNCFYTTADAVVLHSKELCIGCGYCFYACPFGAPQYPRVSNFGTRGKMDKCTYCAGGPLADSSTAEYAAYGANRLAEGKLPICAEMCSTKALLAGDSDMIATIYKERVLKRGYGSGAWGWQTAYKETIAI, encoded by the coding sequence ATGGCCCGCATGAAGTTCCTCTGTGATGCCGATCGTTGCATCGAATGCAACGCCTGCGTCACCGCCTGCAAGAACGAGCACGACGTGCCCTGGGGCATCAACCGTCGGCGCGTCGTGACGCTCAATGACGGCAAGCCCGGCGAGCGCTCCATCTCGATGGCGTGCATGCACTGCACCGACGCGCCCTGCGCGGCGGTGTGCCCGGTGAACTGCTTCTACACCACGGCCGACGCGGTCGTGCTGCACTCGAAGGAGCTGTGCATCGGCTGCGGCTACTGCTTCTACGCCTGCCCGTTCGGCGCGCCGCAGTATCCGCGCGTCAGCAACTTCGGCACCCGCGGCAAGATGGACAAGTGCACCTACTGCGCCGGTGGTCCTCTCGCCGACAGCTCGACCGCCGAGTACGCGGCCTATGGCGCGAACCGCCTGGCCGAGGGCAAGCTGCCGATCTGCGCCGAAATGTGCTCGACCAAGGCCCTGCTTGCAGGTGACAGCGACATGATCGCGACCATCTACAAGGAGCGCGTGCTGAAGCGTGGTTACGGCTCGGGCGCCTGGGGCTGGCAGACGGCCTACAAGGAAACCATCGCCATCTGA
- the mobA gene encoding molybdenum cofactor guanylyltransferase MobA, with protein MPHPSTLGVLLAGGLARRMGGGDKPLKTLGGVTLLDRAVARLTPQCDGLIVNANGDPARFAALGLPVVADTVPGFAGPLAGIVAALEWMERERPDMAWIVSIPTDSPFLPGDLVARLHQAREAAGTPLATARSGDQTHPVVGLWPVALLADLRRALVEEDLRKIDRWTARHGVAEAIWPTEPYDPFFNANSPDDLGEAEAVLARFPEA; from the coding sequence ATGCCGCATCCCTCAACCCTCGGCGTGCTGCTGGCCGGCGGCCTCGCCCGCCGCATGGGCGGCGGCGACAAGCCGCTGAAGACGCTCGGCGGCGTCACCCTCCTCGACCGCGCCGTTGCACGCCTCACGCCCCAGTGCGACGGGCTCATCGTCAATGCCAACGGCGATCCGGCGCGCTTTGCCGCCCTCGGCCTGCCGGTGGTGGCCGACACGGTGCCGGGCTTCGCCGGGCCGCTGGCCGGCATCGTCGCGGCGCTCGAATGGATGGAGCGGGAGCGGCCGGACATGGCGTGGATCGTCTCCATCCCGACCGACTCGCCCTTCCTGCCCGGAGATCTGGTGGCAAGGCTGCATCAGGCCCGCGAGGCCGCCGGAACGCCGCTCGCCACCGCCCGCTCCGGCGACCAGACCCATCCCGTGGTCGGCCTCTGGCCGGTCGCGCTGCTCGCCGATCTGCGCCGGGCGCTGGTGGAGGAGGATCTGCGCAAGATCGACCGCTGGACCGCGCGCCACGGCGTGGCCGAGGCGATCTGGCCGACCGAGCCCTACGATCCCTTCTTCAATGCCAACAGCCCCGACGACCTGGGCGAGGCCGAGGCTGTGCTGGCGCGCTTCCCCGAGGCCTGA
- a CDS encoding formate dehydrogenase subunit gamma codes for MRVTLRSLVAAFALAIAVFIAAPVSAQQPTSVNPTAASVKEQQLMQALQAGTPGAGSTLSGRITIPDASAANLIQPQGQAWRAFHQGAMHWVGAIAILGMLGLLAVFYFTRGKIMIDSGLSGVKILRFSTFERFIHWLTAGCFIILALSGLNVTFGKFVVAPLLGEDAFATLAQGAKIAHNFLAWPFMLGLVFMFVVWVIHNIPNSTDITWIKQGGGLVGGGHPPAKKFNAGQKVIFWAVIIGGGLLSLSGVYLLFPASAGGVLALQFWNIVHGLVAVLLIAMMIAHIYIGSVGMEGAADAMTSGEVDLNWAKEHHSLWVEEELAKGKALPPGAQPAE; via the coding sequence ATGCGCGTCACGCTTCGGTCTCTCGTGGCCGCCTTCGCCCTGGCGATCGCCGTCTTCATCGCCGCACCGGTCTCGGCGCAGCAGCCCACCTCGGTCAATCCGACCGCTGCCTCCGTCAAGGAGCAGCAGCTCATGCAGGCCCTCCAGGCCGGCACGCCGGGCGCCGGCTCCACGCTCTCCGGGCGCATCACCATTCCGGATGCCAGCGCGGCCAACCTCATCCAACCGCAGGGCCAGGCCTGGCGCGCCTTCCACCAGGGCGCCATGCACTGGGTCGGCGCCATCGCCATTCTCGGCATGCTGGGCCTGCTCGCGGTGTTCTACTTCACCCGCGGCAAGATCATGATCGACTCCGGCCTGTCCGGCGTGAAGATCCTGCGCTTCTCGACCTTCGAGCGCTTCATCCACTGGCTCACCGCGGGCTGCTTCATCATCCTCGCGCTGTCCGGCCTGAACGTGACCTTCGGCAAGTTCGTGGTCGCGCCGCTGCTGGGCGAGGACGCCTTCGCGACCCTCGCGCAGGGTGCCAAGATCGCGCACAACTTCCTCGCCTGGCCCTTCATGCTCGGCCTGGTCTTCATGTTCGTGGTCTGGGTGATCCACAACATCCCGAACAGCACCGACATCACCTGGATCAAGCAGGGCGGCGGCCTCGTGGGTGGCGGTCATCCGCCGGCCAAGAAGTTCAATGCCGGCCAGAAGGTCATCTTCTGGGCGGTGATCATCGGCGGCGGCCTGCTGTCGCTGTCGGGCGTCTACCTGCTCTTCCCGGCCTCGGCCGGCGGCGTGCTCGCCCTGCAGTTCTGGAACATCGTCCACGGCCTCGTGGCGGTGCTGCTCATCGCCATGATGATCGCCCACATCTATATCGGGTCGGTCGGCATGGAGGGCGCCGCTGACGCCATGACCTCCGGCGAGGTCGACCTCAACTGGGCCAAGGAGCACCACTCGCTCTGGGTCGAGGAAGAGTTGGCCAAGGGCAAGGCGCTGCCCCCCGGGGCCCAGCCCGCCGAGTGA
- the glp gene encoding gephyrin-like molybdotransferase Glp, giving the protein MAQLSSDQFAFGGQLLSIEDALDRVAAGLPPVAGTESVPLLDADGRVLAADIAAPVSLPPFFNSAVDGYAVRFADLAASGETRLPVSGRVPAGAAAGATAGGVAVRIFTGAPMPEGCDTVFMQEDVRLDGETIILPQGLSAGANCRPAGEDLPRGAQALSSGRVMTPETIALAAALGLTHVTVRRRVRVAVFSTGNEIVSPGTPLGPAQLYDSNRFTMQALLRRLGADITDLGILPDDRAAIAAALSAAAGGHDLILTSGGVSTGEEDHVKAAVEAVGSLTFWRLAIKPGRPVAMGVIPAPGGAEQAAFIGLPGNPVAVFVTFAHVVRPFLTVLAGAKPERPMALPVRAAFPYKKKAGRREYVRVALRRGADGVMEAVKHPRDGAGVITSLTETDGLVELPEPVERVAPGETVAFLSYALLR; this is encoded by the coding sequence ATGGCGCAGCTCTCCTCCGACCAGTTCGCCTTCGGCGGCCAGCTCCTCTCCATCGAGGACGCGCTCGACCGCGTCGCCGCCGGCCTGCCGCCCGTCGCCGGCACCGAGAGCGTGCCGCTGCTGGACGCTGACGGGCGCGTGCTCGCCGCCGACATCGCCGCGCCTGTGAGCCTGCCGCCCTTCTTCAACTCGGCCGTGGACGGCTATGCCGTGCGTTTCGCCGATCTCGCCGCCTCGGGGGAGACGCGCCTGCCCGTGTCGGGCCGCGTGCCGGCAGGCGCGGCGGCCGGCGCGACGGCGGGCGGGGTCGCCGTGCGCATCTTCACCGGCGCTCCCATGCCAGAGGGCTGCGACACGGTCTTCATGCAGGAGGACGTGCGCCTCGACGGCGAGACCATCATCCTGCCGCAGGGGCTCTCAGCAGGCGCCAATTGCCGCCCTGCGGGCGAGGATCTGCCCCGCGGCGCGCAGGCATTGTCCAGCGGCCGGGTGATGACGCCGGAGACCATCGCGCTCGCCGCCGCCCTCGGCCTCACGCACGTCACTGTGCGCCGCCGCGTGCGCGTCGCGGTCTTCTCCACCGGCAACGAGATCGTCTCGCCCGGCACGCCGCTCGGACCCGCGCAGCTCTACGATTCCAACCGCTTCACCATGCAGGCGCTGCTGCGCCGCCTAGGCGCCGACATCACCGATCTCGGCATCCTGCCCGACGACCGTGCGGCCATCGCCGCGGCGCTGTCGGCGGCAGCCGGCGGCCATGACCTCATCCTCACCTCCGGCGGTGTTTCCACCGGCGAGGAGGACCATGTGAAGGCGGCGGTGGAGGCGGTCGGATCCCTCACCTTCTGGCGTCTCGCCATCAAGCCGGGCCGCCCTGTCGCCATGGGCGTCATCCCCGCGCCCGGCGGCGCGGAACAGGCGGCCTTCATCGGCCTGCCCGGCAATCCCGTCGCGGTCTTCGTCACCTTTGCCCATGTGGTCCGGCCCTTCCTCACCGTGCTGGCGGGGGCGAAACCCGAGCGGCCCATGGCGCTGCCCGTCCGCGCCGCCTTCCCCTACAAGAAGAAGGCGGGCCGCCGGGAATATGTGCGGGTGGCGCTGAGGCGCGGCGCCGACGGCGTCATGGAGGCGGTAAAGCATCCACGCGACGGCGCCGGGGTCATCACCTCGCTGACCGAGACGGACGGGCTCGTGGAACTTCCCGAGCCGGTGGAGCGCGTCGCGCCCGGCGAGACGGTCGCCTTCCTCTCCTACGCGCTGCTGCGTTGA
- a CDS encoding ABC transporter permease: protein MQRVLPDVDIAQSFSAALALIWGGDPAFLAIVRLSLAVTLTAVAVAALIGLPVGALLALSRFPGRGLVIVLVNALMGLPPVVAGLLVFLLLSRSGPLGPLGLLFTPTAMVVAQAILVLPIVIAITRQLVEDLHGEYREHLASLGLNGLRAIPTLLWDGRFALATAILAGFGRASAEVGAVLIVGGNIAGYTRTMTTAIALETSKGDLPLALGLGIVLILLTLGINAVTYAASRVGARFAG, encoded by the coding sequence GTGCAGCGAGTTCTTCCCGACGTGGACATCGCCCAGTCCTTTTCCGCCGCTCTCGCCCTCATCTGGGGCGGCGATCCGGCCTTCCTCGCCATCGTCCGGCTGTCGCTGGCGGTGACGCTGACGGCCGTCGCCGTGGCGGCGCTGATCGGCCTGCCTGTCGGCGCGCTGCTGGCGCTGTCGCGCTTCCCCGGCCGCGGCCTGGTCATCGTCCTCGTCAACGCGCTCATGGGCCTGCCGCCGGTCGTGGCGGGCCTCCTCGTCTTCCTGCTGCTGTCGCGCTCCGGCCCGCTGGGGCCGCTCGGCCTGCTCTTCACCCCCACCGCCATGGTGGTGGCCCAGGCGATCCTGGTGCTGCCCATCGTCATCGCCATCACCCGCCAGCTCGTCGAGGACCTGCACGGCGAGTATCGCGAGCATCTCGCATCGCTCGGCCTCAACGGGCTGCGGGCCATCCCGACCCTGCTCTGGGACGGCCGCTTCGCGCTCGCCACGGCCATTCTCGCCGGCTTCGGCCGGGCCAGCGCCGAGGTCGGCGCGGTGCTCATCGTCGGCGGCAACATCGCCGGCTACACGCGCACCATGACCACGGCGATCGCGCTCGAGACCTCGAAGGGCGACCTGCCGCTGGCCCTCGGCCTCGGCATCGTCCTCATCCTGCTGACCCTCGGCATCAATGCCGTCACCTATGCGGCGAGCCGTGTCGGCGCGCGGTTCGCGGGATGA
- the mobB gene encoding molybdopterin-guanine dinucleotide biosynthesis protein B, with protein MKVVGLAGWSGAGKTTLLSRVIPVLRGRGLTVSTLKHAHHAFDIDKPGKDSHEHRLAGATEVLVASGRRWALMHELRDEGEPRLAELLGRLSAVDLVIVEGFKREAHPKVEIHRAANAKSWLFPDIPDVRALLSDVVAQGFSGPCASIDAIETAADLLLGAADPLDAVLDLLRRTEPVELARQPRKAS; from the coding sequence ATGAAGGTGGTTGGACTGGCGGGCTGGAGCGGGGCGGGCAAGACCACGCTGCTCTCCCGCGTCATTCCGGTGTTGCGCGGGCGGGGCCTGACGGTCTCGACGCTGAAGCATGCACACCACGCCTTCGACATCGACAAGCCCGGCAAGGATTCCCACGAGCACCGGCTCGCCGGCGCCACCGAGGTGCTCGTCGCCTCCGGCCGCCGCTGGGCCCTGATGCACGAGTTGCGCGACGAAGGGGAACCCCGCCTCGCCGAGCTCCTCGGGCGGCTCTCGGCCGTCGATCTCGTCATCGTCGAAGGCTTCAAGCGCGAGGCCCATCCGAAGGTGGAGATCCATCGCGCTGCCAATGCCAAGTCCTGGCTCTTTCCCGACATTCCCGACGTGCGCGCCCTCCTCAGCGACGTGGTCGCTCAGGGCTTCAGCGGCCCCTGCGCGAGTATCGACGCCATCGAGACCGCCGCCGACCTGCTTCTCGGAGCTGCCGATCCGCTCGACGCCGTGCTGGACCTCCTGCGACGCACGGAGCCCGTCGAACTCGCCCGCCAACCGCGCAAGGCCAGCTGA